In the genome of Misgurnus anguillicaudatus chromosome 11, ASM2758022v2, whole genome shotgun sequence, one region contains:
- the etaa1b gene encoding uncharacterized protein etaa1b, translating into MTDRRNIGLHRIAGGVRDNVSQSRNSKVSKMKTKRRLIGLNDSQSPSCNNSYNCRKDYTTPKRRPRIRFDSCYSGDSPNETESLQDIIWDPNSPTQNFNGKEVNSKVIEISEIVNRIAPKVERPNERDCVLQWIGDNAIPCTPEIRQPRIRRISSRQSNVEDLMKLAKQFDINMTRMTTEVYKPQHDETRRVKPASVPVTSEGIAGCFSQARQEEEELQALFDGPTQHLSGRLSPPSAHCTPESITAPVAPAGPGPCSATIKKTPVDTPKATNVDFDDDWENDDLLNDSFVLEMTQNPMPLNVAQNKSIAQPVAKTHLSVSHVKDVHLQNQKSTVKSCTFTKSQTSVQGTSRVKSHAPTTEKLLKTLIQQPAQSSPHTEFHKTTKGDECSGQPSTSNFDGVSKEDLKSLFDSDALWNDEDDDDLLWQACDDVEKTSASQEQHKHSMDFTELAHNTSKATSSAGFTHAQAVNITKKSLSGETTKSTRAFNRSNSVPSSSSVFKQDYNAINPETAKDPTGLRSYQYRQAQNKLTEVKSALQPRPDSGRTNDTSLTTIPQNTRKPNPSNALRGTFKRHLSDSVTLTNKVFVSSNTTVKCSAAEIERKKQEAIARRKLRMQASQKQEAPK; encoded by the exons ATGACCGACCGGAGAAACATCGGTTTGCATCGCATAGCAGGTGGTGTGAGAGATAACGTTAGTCAAAGCAGAAACTCCAAAGTTTcgaaaatgaaaacaaagagACGATTGATCGGACTTAATGATTCACAGTCTCCTTCCTGCAACAATTCCTACAACTGTCGTAAAG attatacaaccccaaaacgTCGACCAAGAATCAGATTTGATAGTTGTTATAGTGGAGATTCACCGAATGAGACTGAATCCCTGCAAGACATCATCTGGGATCCAAATTCACCTACACAAAACTTTAATG GAAAGGAAGTCAATAGCAAAGTCATTGAGATTTCAGAGATTGTCAATAGGATTGCACCAAAG GTTGAGAGGCCTAATGAAAGAGACTGTGTGCTTCAATGGATTGGAGACAATGCCATACCCTGTACTCCAGAGATTAGACAGCCCAGAATCAGGAGGATCTCATCACG GCAAAGCAATGTTGAGGACCTCATGAAACTTGCCAAGCAGTTTGACATCAACATGACTCGCATGACTACAGAAGTATACAAGCCGCAACACGATGAAACGCGAAGGGTTAAACCGGCATCCGTCCCTGTCACATCAGAAGGAATAGCCGGTTGCTTTTCCCAAGCCCGACAGGAAGAGGAGGAGCTTCAGGCTCTGTTTGATGGTCCCACTCAGCACTTAAGTGGTAGACTAAGCCCACCGTCAGCACACTGCACACCAGAAAGCATAACCGCCCCGGTGGCTCCTGCTGGACCAGGGCCATGTTCTGCAACCATCAAGAAGACACCTGTAGACACACCGAAAGCAACTAATGTGGACTTTGATGACGACTGGGAAAATGATGACCTTCTCAATGACTCTTTTGTGTTGGAGATGACACAGAATCCAATGCCTTTGAACGTAGCCCAGAATAAGAGTATCGCTCAGCCTGTGGCCAAGACTCATCTCTCTGTATCTCACGTCAAAGACGTCCATCTACAGAATCAAAAGAGCACAGTGAAAAGTTGCACATTTACCAAAAGCCAAACGTCTGTCCAAGGCACTTCTAGGGTTAAGTCACATGCTCCAACTACTGAAAAGCTGCTAAAGACATTGATTCAACAACCAGCGCAGTCATCTCCGCATACAGAGTTTCACAAAACTACCAAAGGCGATGAATGCTCCGGCCAACCCTCTACTTCTAATTTTGATGGGGTTTCGAAGGAGGACTTGAAATCTCTGTTTGATTCTGACGCTTTGTGGAACGACGAGGACGATGATGATCTTCTGTGGCAGGCTTGCGATGACGTGGAGAAAACCTCTGCAAGTCAGGAACAGCATAAACACAGCATGGACTTCACAGAGCTAGCGCACAATACGTCTAAAGCAACTTCCTCTGCTGGCTTCACTCATGCGCAAGCTGTGAATATTACTAAAAAGAGCCTTTCAGGAGAAACCACAAAGTCCACACGTGCTTTCAACCGTTCCAATTCGGTACCAAGTTCCAGCTCTGTGTTTAAACAGGACTACAATGCGATAAACCCGGAGACAGCTAAAGATCCCACTGGATTGAGAAGTTACCAGTACAGGCAAGCACAAAACAAACTGACTGAAGTGAAAAGTGCCTTACAACCCAGACCTGATTCTGGCAGAACCAACGACACCTCACTGACGACCATCCCACAAAACACAAGAAAGCCAAATCCCTCTAACGCCCTCCGTGggacatttaaaagacatctgTCTGACTCTGTGACACTAACTAATAAAG TCTTTGTTTCATCCAATACGACAGTGAAATGTTCAGCTGCTGAGATTGAGAGGAAGAAGCAGGAAGCAATAGCAAGGAGGAAATTACGCATGCAGGCCAGCCAAAAACAAGAAGCTCCTAAATAG